The Filimonas lacunae genomic sequence AACACCTGGTCATTTAAAGCTTCTTGCACTGTTTTTGATAACATAACTTCAATTTTGGGTGATATTTGAAATTACAGGATTTCTATGATCTCCTGCTTATCCTCTTAATAACATTCTTAGTCTCTCTTCTACTTTTTCGGCATTAGGTAACATGGCTGCTTCTAAAGCGATATTAATGGGAACTGCTGGCAAATCTAACGCGCCCATCACTTCTACAGGAGCATCCAGATTTTTGAAACAGGCCTTGGTAACTCTATAACCCAGTGCTTCTGCAAATGAGTTTGTCTGTTGCTCCTCTGTTAGAATTAAACAACGTCCATGATTCTTTACCGTTGAATAAACAAGCTCTTCATCTAATGGAAATAATGTTCGTAAATCAATAATTTCAACCTGACCCGGAAATTTCTCCGCTGCAGCTTTAGCCCAGTAGACTCCCATTCCATAAGTAATGATACAGACAGATTCCCCGTCCTCAACTTTCTCTTCAGAAGCTACCAATACTTTATTAGCTTTTCCCAGCGGAAGTATATAATCTTTATCTGGCTCTACAGTACGTGCCGCTTCAGTTCCCGGAACTTTGCTCCAGTATAAACCTTTATGTTCGAGCATGATTACCGGATTAGGGTCATAATAAGCAGCCTTCATTAATCCTTTCATATCCGCAGCGTTAGAAGGATAGACCACCTTTATCCCCTTTATAGATAACAAGGTAGATTCAATGCTTCCGCTGTGATAAGGTCCGCCACCACCATAAGCACCGGTAGGAACCCTTAAAATCATTTGCACGGGATATTTACCTCCGGACAAATAGGACGATTTGGAAATTTCTGTTACTAATTGGTTTAACCCTGGATAGATATAGTCAGAGAATTGCACTTCCACAATTGGCTTTAACCCCAAGGCTGACATGCCTATAGTTGAACCAATTATGTATGCTTCCTGTATAGCTGTGTTAAATACCCTGGTGTCACCAAACTTATCGCCTAATGTAGCTGCTTCTCTAAAAACGCCACCTAACCTTTTACCAACATCCTGCCCATATAATAAACATTCCGGATGTTCGGTCATCAGCTCTTCAATGGCATGCAAAGCTGCATCTACCATCATGACTTTCTCTTTAACGCCCGCTGGCACCCTTGTTCCCACTTCCTCCTTTACCGGAGTTTCTGCAAATACATATTTCCCTACAGTTGAAGGATCCGGATCAGGTGCCGCAATAGCCTTTTCAAAAGCATCCTGTACCATTGTTACCGTATCCTGATCCATTTGCACAATAGATTCTTCCAGATACCCATGCATGAGCATCAATTTTCGCAGCGGGGGATAAGGATCCCGTTTTTCATGAGTAGCGAGATCATCTTTGCTCCGATAAGTTTCTTTTCGTACACCACTGGTATGATGTCCTAACAAAGGCACAGTAGCGTGAACCAGCAAGGGCTGTCTTTTGTGTCTTACAAAAGCAACCGCCTGCTTCATTGCAAGGTAACTGGCAATGAAATCACTACCATCTACCTGCATTTTATGCAATCCTTTAAAACCATTAGCATATTCATAGGCACTCATAGCTCTGGCTTCAGATGCTGATACACTAATGCCCCATTGGTTATCCTGAACCAGGTAAATAATGGGCAATTGTTTTAGTGCCGCAAACTGGAGCGCTTCACTCACCTCACCTTCCGTAATGCTATTATCTCCAAAAGAACATACTACAATAGGCTGCTCACCATCAGGCCCTTTCCTTAATAAAGCAGATTTAGTTTCTTCCAGAAACCGTAGCCCCTGCGCCAATCCTGTTGTAGGGATGGCCTGCATACCTGTTGCACTGCTTTGATGGATGATACCTGGCTTGTCAGCATTTTTACTACTGGGATGGCAATAGTAGGAACGCCCTCCTGAAAAAGGATCATCCGCTTTAGCTAATAATTGCAGCATTAACTCATAAGGTGTATACCCTATTGATAAAAGCATACTATCATCCCTATAGTAGGGACTTACAAAGTCACAGGGCAACAACTGCAACCCTGTAGCTATTTGTATAGCTTCATGACCTCTGGATGTAGAATGCACATACTTACATATAGCACGATTATTCTCATATAGATTACCCATTGTTCGGGCAATAGTCATTATTTCGTATGCCTTGGCTATTTCATTAACTGCAAGCATGTATTTTGTTTCTCACTTATTTAACTTCCAGTTCAAACATTCTTTCCTTTTCGAAAAAACCTTCCAGCACATCTCCTACTACACATTCTCCCACCCCTGCAGGCGTGCCTGTAAAGATAATGTCTCCAATGTTCAGCGAAAAATACTGTGATATATGTGAAACTATTTTATCGAATGAAAAAATCATATCCCCGCTCTTTCCCCTCTGCACAATTTCACCATTTAAAGTCAGGGAAAAATTAATAGGTCCCTTAAACACATCAGGCACTGCCGGAATCCATTTACCAACTACAGCGGAATTATCCCAGGCTTTGGCTTTTTCCCAGGGCAGCCCTTTCTTTTTTAATTCCCGCTGTACATCCCTTGCTGTAAAATCTATACCAACTGTAATCGCGTCATAGTAGCGTGAGGCGTATCTTTCCTGAATATATTTTCCATTTTTTGAAACTCTCAATACCAGTTCTGCTTCATAGTGTAATTCATTGGAAAATTCGGGATAATAGAAGGGTGTATGTGGCTGAAGTAACGCGCTTTTAGGCTTTAAAAAAATGACAGGTTCTTCTGGTATATCATTTTTTAGCTCCTGAGCATGTTCAGCATAATTTCTTCCTACACAAAAGATTTTCATAGATAAAATTTTAATCATTGGTAATTCAGCCTCAACATATCTCCTGCGGTACTGACATCAGATACTCAATTGAATTACCCACATTACTTTTACGCTAATTTACTGTTAATCAGTAATTTTCTTTATTCAAAGTTTAAATTATTCGCCAGGTTCATTGTTTTTTCCAGTCCAATGGTAGCCATTTGTTCTATTACTTCCACGCAGGCAGTGATCTTTTTTTGGATAACAGAAGTCTCCTCCGGAAACCATTTACCAAGCACAAACTCCACCTGCATTCCCTTGGGGTAATTATTCCCTATGCCGAAACGTAGCTTAGGATATTTATCAGAACCTAAAACAGCCTGTATATCTTTTAATCCATTATGACCCGCATCGCTGCCACTGGGTCGTACCCTTATTTTACTAAGTGGTAAGGCGAGATCGTCCACTATGGTTAATGTGTTCTCAACTGCAATTTTCTCTTTATCCATCCAATATTTGAATGACTTACCACTCAAATTCATATAGGTGGTAGGTTTAATACACACAAATATTCTGCCCTTCCATCTAATTTCTGCTATTTCAGCCAGTCGATCAATCTTAAAAGAACCGCCATGTTTTTGCACAAAAGCATCCACTACATCAAAACCGATATTGTGTCTTGTGTGTGCATATTCAGCTCCAATATTTCCCAACCCTACAATAAGGTATTTGCTCATGTTTCTATTAATCTTGCCAAAAATAGTACATTTACTTCCGTTTCGTATGATGAAAGTCCCCCCTGTTTCCCCCTTTCTATCACTTTTCAAAAGAATCGTGAACAGCGGTGTCTATGCAGATATGCCGTTTGATGAAATAAAAAGAACACGGCTTATTAATATCTGCATTCTATGTTGCATGCCCATTAGCAGCACTTTTGTATTTGTCAACCTCGTTCAGCACAAATACATTTTGTCCATCATCTGTCTCCTTGTGTTTTTGGGCGGAGTGGCCATTGTATACATCAATTATAAAAGAAAATTCTATCTAGGCAGATTGGTATTGATTTTAGGCAGTACAATTATATTCACTTTATCTGCTTTGCTATATAGGAATGGCGCCGAACATTTTCTTTTATTGAATATAGTTCTTGCCATCATCCTTTTTCATAATAAATGGTTCACTTATGGCTTTAGTATAGTAAATGCTATACTATATCTATTTATAACTCTTACCATAAGCCGGCATATAGAAATTGAGGTGATATCAGATGCACGCGTTCTGTTGAATATAGGCATGATGCTTCTGCTGTTTATAGTTGCATTGAATTATTTCCGCGAAGAACATGTCAACTACCAGCAACAAATTGAGGAAAAACACAAGGAGTTATATGTACAGCAATTACAGCTGATGGATCAAAAAGATGTGTTGGAAAAAAACAACCGGTCATTAGAAGTGCTTAACCAATCAAAGGAAAAGCTGTTTTCCATTATTGCGCACGACATGACTTCCCCCCTGGGCAACCTGAGAGGTTCTCTTGACTTGTTGCAGCACAAGCTGATGACAGAAGAAGAATTTTCAAATGTATCTGCCGTTCTGGTGCAACAGGTACAAAGTCTTGAAGAAAGCTTAAGCAACCTGTTACAGTGGAGTCGTTCACAATTGAATGGCATTTCTGTTCAGTCCAGCATTTTTTTAATGATGCCTTTAATCATTGAACAAATAAGGTTGTTTCAACCTGTTCTTGACAAAAAAGGCCTTCGCATTATTAACGATATTGACAACAACATCACCTGCCAGGCAGATGCCAATCATTTTAAGATCATTTTCAGAAACCTGCTCACCAATGCAATCAAATTTAGCCCTCCAGGCTCTGCCATTCACCTTTATAATGTAATAAAACCTGGATTGATACTCATTTCGGTTGCAGATTCAGGTACCGGTATTCCTGAGGAGCAACTACAACTATTATCAGCTGGAAGAATCAATATTTCTACACGAGGCACCCGGAATGAGAAAGGAACAGGAGTGGGTTTACTGTTGTGTAAAGAGTTTATAGAGAAAAATGAGGGGCAGTTTATTATTCAGCCCA encodes the following:
- a CDS encoding alpha-ketoacid dehydrogenase subunit alpha/beta, whose translation is MLAVNEIAKAYEIMTIARTMGNLYENNRAICKYVHSTSRGHEAIQIATGLQLLPCDFVSPYYRDDSMLLSIGYTPYELMLQLLAKADDPFSGGRSYYCHPSSKNADKPGIIHQSSATGMQAIPTTGLAQGLRFLEETKSALLRKGPDGEQPIVVCSFGDNSITEGEVSEALQFAALKQLPIIYLVQDNQWGISVSASEARAMSAYEYANGFKGLHKMQVDGSDFIASYLAMKQAVAFVRHKRQPLLVHATVPLLGHHTSGVRKETYRSKDDLATHEKRDPYPPLRKLMLMHGYLEESIVQMDQDTVTMVQDAFEKAIAAPDPDPSTVGKYVFAETPVKEEVGTRVPAGVKEKVMMVDAALHAIEELMTEHPECLLYGQDVGKRLGGVFREAATLGDKFGDTRVFNTAIQEAYIIGSTIGMSALGLKPIVEVQFSDYIYPGLNQLVTEISKSSYLSGGKYPVQMILRVPTGAYGGGGPYHSGSIESTLLSIKGIKVVYPSNAADMKGLMKAAYYDPNPVIMLEHKGLYWSKVPGTEAARTVEPDKDYILPLGKANKVLVASEEKVEDGESVCIITYGMGVYWAKAAAEKFPGQVEIIDLRTLFPLDEELVYSTVKNHGRCLILTEEQQTNSFAEALGYRVTKACFKNLDAPVEVMGALDLPAVPINIALEAAMLPNAEKVEERLRMLLRG
- a CDS encoding fumarylacetoacetate hydrolase family protein, with amino-acid sequence MKIFCVGRNYAEHAQELKNDIPEEPVIFLKPKSALLQPHTPFYYPEFSNELHYEAELVLRVSKNGKYIQERYASRYYDAITVGIDFTARDVQRELKKKGLPWEKAKAWDNSAVVGKWIPAVPDVFKGPINFSLTLNGEIVQRGKSGDMIFSFDKIVSHISQYFSLNIGDIIFTGTPAGVGECVVGDVLEGFFEKERMFELEVK
- the pth gene encoding aminoacyl-tRNA hydrolase; amino-acid sequence: MSKYLIVGLGNIGAEYAHTRHNIGFDVVDAFVQKHGGSFKIDRLAEIAEIRWKGRIFVCIKPTTYMNLSGKSFKYWMDKEKIAVENTLTIVDDLALPLSKIRVRPSGSDAGHNGLKDIQAVLGSDKYPKLRFGIGNNYPKGMQVEFVLGKWFPEETSVIQKKITACVEVIEQMATIGLEKTMNLANNLNFE
- a CDS encoding sensor histidine kinase gives rise to the protein MNIVLAIILFHNKWFTYGFSIVNAILYLFITLTISRHIEIEVISDARVLLNIGMMLLLFIVALNYFREEHVNYQQQIEEKHKELYVQQLQLMDQKDVLEKNNRSLEVLNQSKEKLFSIIAHDMTSPLGNLRGSLDLLQHKLMTEEEFSNVSAVLVQQVQSLEESLSNLLQWSRSQLNGISVQSSIFLMMPLIIEQIRLFQPVLDKKGLRIINDIDNNITCQADANHFKIIFRNLLTNAIKFSPPGSAIHLYNVIKPGLILISVADSGTGIPEEQLQLLSAGRINISTRGTRNEKGTGVGLLLCKEFIEKNEGQFIIQPNTPSGSIFTVALPHVNTSTQH